The sequence below is a genomic window from Candidatus Methylomirabilota bacterium.
TGAGCTCCTCCGTCACCTCGTGGAGACCATGGATGCCCTGGGAATCGCGTACATGATCGCCGGATCCCAAGCGTCGATCTACTACGGCGAGCAGCGCTTCACCCAGGACATTGACGTCGTGGGCAGACCTTCACGGCTTCGGAAGAGCGTGGGCGCCTCCGCGGAGAAGGAACCCGCGCCGCGCGTGGACGAGTGGAAGGAGGCGGCGCTGGACCTCGCCATTCCCCAGTCGCTCCTGCGCCGCGCCGACCAGGTGATCCAGTGACGGCGCGGAACATGGCCGACTACGCCGCGACGATGCGGGACTTCCGGCTGGAGGTGCCCGGGCGCTTCAACTGGGCCTTTGACACCTTCGATGCGTGGGCGCGGGATCCCTCGAAGCTCGCGCTGCTCTGGGTGTCCGCCGACGGCCAGCCGCGCCGCTTCACATACGCCGAGCTCGCCGAGCGCTCCAGGCGCTTCGCCAATGCCCTCGCGGGGCTCGGCATCGTGCCGGGCGAGCGGGTTGTCGTCATGCTCCCGCGCGTCTATCAATGGTGGGAGATCCTGCTGGGCTGCCTGCGGGCGCGCACCGTGTCCGTTCCCGGTACCACGCTCCTCACGACCAAGGACATTACCTACCGTCTGAACGCCGCCGAGGCCAGCGTCGTCATCACCGACGAGGACAACGCCCACAAGGTCGACCAGGTCCTGCCCGAGTGCCCGACGGTGAAGCACCGGATCGTGATGGGGCGCGCCTCGGGCGGCTCGCACGAGTACGAGCGGTTGATGAGTCACGGCTCGCCAGAGATGGCACACCCGCGGAATGCGAGCGGTGACCCGATGATGATCTACTTCACGTCGGGGACAACGGGCTATCCGAAGATGGTGCTCCACACTCACGCGTCGTATCCGATCGGCCACATCATCACGGGGAAGTTCTGGCTCGACAATACCCCTGGAGACCTGCACTGGACGATCTCGGACACGGGCTGGGCCCAGGCGGCGTGGACGTGCTTCTTCGCGCCGTGGAACATGGGCGCGGCCATCTTCGTCTGGGACGCGCGCGGCAAGAAGTTCGACTCGCAGGAGACGCTCGCCATGTTCGAGCGCTTCCCCATCACCACCTTCTTCGCCCCACCCACCGCCTATCGCATGATGGTCCAGGAGC
It includes:
- a CDS encoding AMP-binding protein; protein product: MADYAATMRDFRLEVPGRFNWAFDTFDAWARDPSKLALLWVSADGQPRRFTYAELAERSRRFANALAGLGIVPGERVVVMLPRVYQWWEILLGCLRARTVSVPGTTLLTTKDITYRLNAAEASVVITDEDNAHKVDQVLPECPTVKHRIVMGRASGGSHEYERLMSHGSPEMAHPRNASGDPMMIYFTSGTTGYPKMVLHTHASYPIGHIITGKFWLDNTPGDLHWTISDTGWAQAAWTCFFAPWNMGAAIFVWDARGKKFDSQETLAMFERFPITTFFAPPTAYRMMVQEPLKKYRFPTLRHCLGAGEAVNPEVIEAWREGTGHHIYEGYGQTESVLVAGTFPATPWKPGSMGPTAPGHRIGIVDAEGRELPRGEEGDLGILVKPERPVGMFQEYWKNEEATARCHRGDWYITGDRASMDEDGYLWFVGRADDVINSASYRIGPFEVESALVEHAAVAEAAVIGTPDPLRGKIVKAFVVLAPGHTASDALAAELQEHVKTVTAPYKYPREIEFVADLPKTISGKIRRAELRQMERDRGKSPSTFKGERPADHVPSPPKGERLPMRCQEFFS